One window of the Flavobacteriaceae bacterium YJPT1-3 genome contains the following:
- a CDS encoding dipeptidase, with protein sequence MKSVAAYIKQHRERFLDELVQLLKIPSISADSAFAKATHQTAKIVAQSLTDAGCDSVEICETPGYPIVYGEKIIDKNLPTVLVYGHYDVQPPDPVDLWDSPPFEPVIKKTELHPEGAIFARGACDDKGQMYIHVKALEAMVETNQLPCNVKFMIEGEEEVGSKSLEGFVQEHQEKLANDVILISDTGMIANDVPSITTGLRGLSYVEVEVTGPNRDLHSGLYGGAVANPINILTKMIASLHDEDNQITIPGFYEDVEELSAEEREKMAEAPFSLEAYKKALDIDAVYGEEGYTTNERNSIRPTLDVNGIWGGYTGEGAKTVIPSKAYAKISMRLVPDQDWKKITQLFQKHFESIAPDAVRVKVKPHHGGQAYVTPIDSIEYQAAERAYEKTFGKTPIPQRSGGSIPIVALFERELKSKTILMGFGLDSDAIHSPNEHFGVWNYFKGIETIPHFYAAFTQLKKSDN encoded by the coding sequence ATGAAGTCCGTAGCTGCCTACATCAAACAACACCGGGAACGCTTTCTCGACGAACTCGTCCAACTGCTTAAAATTCCATCCATTAGTGCTGATTCCGCTTTCGCGAAAGCGACTCATCAAACCGCAAAAATAGTGGCCCAAAGCCTCACGGATGCCGGATGCGACTCCGTCGAAATTTGCGAAACGCCCGGATATCCCATTGTTTATGGGGAGAAAATCATCGATAAAAATCTGCCCACGGTACTCGTCTACGGGCACTACGATGTGCAGCCACCGGATCCAGTGGACCTCTGGGACAGTCCGCCCTTTGAACCGGTCATCAAGAAAACGGAACTCCATCCGGAAGGAGCCATTTTTGCCCGCGGAGCCTGCGACGATAAAGGACAGATGTACATACACGTCAAAGCGCTGGAAGCTATGGTAGAGACCAACCAACTGCCCTGCAATGTCAAATTCATGATCGAAGGCGAAGAAGAAGTAGGTAGTAAAAGTCTGGAAGGCTTTGTGCAAGAGCATCAGGAGAAATTGGCCAATGATGTCATCCTGATCTCCGATACCGGTATGATCGCCAATGATGTACCGAGTATTACGACGGGCCTGCGCGGACTCAGTTATGTGGAAGTGGAAGTCACCGGACCCAACCGTGATCTGCACAGCGGATTGTATGGTGGCGCCGTAGCCAACCCGATTAACATATTGACCAAGATGATCGCGTCACTGCACGATGAGGACAATCAGATCACCATCCCTGGTTTTTATGAGGACGTTGAAGAATTATCTGCAGAAGAGCGCGAAAAAATGGCGGAAGCTCCATTTTCTTTGGAGGCCTATAAAAAAGCTCTGGACATCGATGCCGTTTACGGAGAAGAAGGATACACGACCAACGAGCGCAATTCCATCCGACCCACGCTGGATGTCAATGGGATCTGGGGAGGCTATACAGGAGAAGGCGCTAAAACGGTCATCCCCAGTAAAGCTTACGCGAAAATTTCCATGCGCCTGGTCCCGGATCAGGATTGGAAAAAGATCACCCAACTTTTTCAAAAGCACTTTGAGTCCATCGCTCCTGATGCGGTTCGGGTGAAGGTAAAGCCCCATCATGGCGGACAAGCCTATGTAACTCCCATTGACAGTATCGAGTACCAAGCCGCAGAACGGGCCTACGAAAAAACCTTTGGGAAAACGCCTATTCCCCAGCGTAGTGGAGGTAGCATTCCCATTGTGGCGCTCTTTGAGCGCGAATTGAAAAGTAAAACAATACTGATGGGCTTTGGCTTAGACAGTGATGCTATCCATTCCCCCAATGAGCATTTCGGGGTCTGGAATTACTTTAAAGGCATTGAAACCATTCCTCATTTCTACGCGGCATTTACGCAATTGAAAAAGTCCGACAATTAA
- a CDS encoding DUF2141 domain-containing protein, with product MKKTIFIMAMALMSFAFAKAQTGNIMVKVTEIEKVEGAIYFLIYKTDEGFPKEKDKAYKMGKVTDYKTNASYTFENIPYGTYAIAFFQDENGNGILDDNFIGIPKEPVGVSNITSMGKPSFKKCKFELKENEKEMTLQMVI from the coding sequence ATGAAAAAGACAATTTTCATTATGGCAATGGCTCTTATGAGTTTTGCTTTCGCGAAAGCGCAAACAGGAAATATTATGGTGAAAGTCACCGAAATTGAAAAAGTGGAAGGTGCTATCTATTTCCTTATTTACAAAACCGATGAGGGTTTCCCAAAGGAAAAGGACAAGGCCTATAAAATGGGAAAAGTTACAGATTACAAGACTAATGCCAGTTACACCTTTGAAAACATACCTTATGGCACGTACGCCATAGCCTTTTTTCAGGATGAAAATGGTAATGGAATTTTAGACGACAACTTTATTGGCATCCCTAAAGAACCCGTAGGCGTCTCGAACATTACGAGTATGGGAAAGCCTTCCTTCAAGAAATGCAAATTCGAGCTCAAAGAAAATGAGAAGGAAATGACGCTTCAAATGGTCATTTAA